A genomic window from Nocardioides jiangxiensis includes:
- the folP gene encoding dihydropteroate synthase: protein MLKLGRHTFADDRLLVMAIVNRTRDSFYDKGATYAEDAALDRVRQVVEQGAEIVDIGGVKAGPGEVVDLDEELRRTVGFVARVREELPDVVISVDTWRHEVGDAVCRAGADLLNDAWGGYDPQLIEVAARHDAAYVCTHTNGATPRQPPHRVSYADVVRAAIDDTVALANRALAAGVARESLLIDPAHDFEKTTWHSLEVTRRLDEMTATGWPVLVSLSNKDFVGETLDLPTDQRLTGTLAATAVSAWHGARVYRVHEVVETRQVLDMVSSIRGIRPPARTTRALA from the coding sequence GTGCTCAAGCTCGGTCGCCACACCTTCGCCGACGACCGCCTCCTCGTGATGGCGATCGTCAACCGCACCCGCGACTCCTTCTACGACAAGGGCGCGACCTATGCCGAGGACGCCGCCCTCGACCGCGTCCGGCAGGTCGTGGAGCAGGGGGCGGAGATCGTGGACATCGGAGGGGTGAAGGCCGGTCCCGGCGAGGTGGTGGACCTCGACGAGGAGCTGCGCCGCACGGTCGGCTTCGTCGCCCGGGTGCGCGAGGAGCTCCCGGACGTCGTGATCTCCGTCGACACCTGGCGCCACGAGGTCGGCGACGCCGTGTGCCGGGCGGGGGCCGACCTGCTCAACGACGCGTGGGGCGGCTACGACCCGCAGCTGATCGAGGTCGCCGCGCGCCACGACGCGGCGTACGTCTGCACGCACACCAACGGGGCGACGCCGCGCCAGCCACCGCACCGGGTCTCGTACGCCGACGTGGTCCGTGCCGCCATCGACGACACCGTCGCCCTGGCCAACCGGGCGCTGGCTGCCGGTGTCGCGCGCGAGTCGCTGCTGATCGACCCCGCCCACGACTTCGAGAAGACCACCTGGCACTCGCTCGAGGTCACCCGCCGCCTGGACGAGATGACGGCGACCGGCTGGCCCGTGCTCGTGTCGCTCTCCAACAAGGACTTCGTGGGGGAGACCCTCGACCTGCCGACCGACCAGCGGCTCACGGGCACCCTCGCCGCCACCGCGGTGAGCGCGTGGCACGGTGCCCGGGTCTATCGCGTCCACGAGGTCGTCGAGACCCGGCAGGTGCTCGACATGGTCTCCTCCATCCGCGGCATCCGACCGCCCGCGCGCACGACGAGGGCGCTGGCATGA
- a CDS encoding DUF3027 domain-containing protein, whose product MTPLTASTTAPGDPVLLGAVDLAREVLLEQVDSADVGAATGAVAEDEHVVTHYFTCLRAGYVGWTWSVTVARAVGSDKVTVDEVVLLPGEDAIVAPEWVPYKDRIRPGDLSPGDLLPVEEDDPRLVPTYSFGDDPLDADAKAQIRQVAKDLGLGRVRALSPEGIDLAAQRWYDGDGGPDVPLAQSAPAKCYSCGFLMRLSGHLAETFGVCANGNANDDGRVVAFGHGCGAHSEAQLSRKQQPLPPADHAHDTLTPDELESL is encoded by the coding sequence GTGACCCCACTCACCGCATCGACCACCGCCCCGGGCGACCCCGTCCTGCTGGGCGCCGTCGACCTCGCGCGCGAGGTCCTGCTCGAGCAGGTCGACAGCGCAGACGTGGGCGCGGCGACCGGTGCGGTCGCCGAGGACGAGCACGTCGTCACGCACTACTTCACGTGCCTGCGCGCCGGCTACGTCGGCTGGACCTGGTCGGTCACCGTCGCGCGTGCCGTCGGCAGCGACAAGGTCACGGTCGACGAGGTCGTGCTGCTCCCGGGCGAGGACGCGATCGTCGCTCCCGAGTGGGTTCCGTACAAGGACCGCATCCGCCCGGGCGACCTGTCGCCGGGCGACCTCCTGCCCGTCGAGGAGGACGACCCGCGCCTCGTCCCGACGTACTCCTTCGGCGACGACCCGCTGGATGCCGACGCCAAGGCGCAGATCCGCCAGGTGGCCAAGGATCTCGGCCTGGGTCGCGTCCGCGCCCTGTCGCCCGAGGGCATCGACCTCGCCGCCCAGCGCTGGTACGACGGCGACGGCGGCCCCGACGTCCCGCTCGCGCAGTCCGCGCCGGCGAAGTGCTACTCGTGCGGTTTCCTGATGCGCCTCTCGGGCCACCTCGCGGAGACGTTCGGCGTGTGTGCCAACGGCAACGCCAACGACGACGGCCGTGTCGTCGCGTTCGGCCACGGCTGTGGTGCCCACTCCGAGGCGCAGCTGTCCCGGAAGCAGCAGCCGCTGCCCCCGGCGGACCACGCGCACGACACGCTCACCCCGGACGAGCTCGAGTCCCTCTGA
- a CDS encoding DUF2530 domain-containing protein, whose translation MDPLDEQPTVHEIGNRTYLVADVEPLDLDGVRTVEVGTALWLVAFLALLPFYGRLEESGRLWWLWACMAGFGLGLFGIEICRKRRSRRG comes from the coding sequence GTGGATCCCCTCGACGAGCAGCCGACCGTGCACGAGATCGGCAACCGGACCTACCTCGTCGCCGACGTCGAGCCGCTCGACCTCGACGGCGTACGCACGGTCGAGGTCGGCACCGCCCTGTGGCTGGTCGCCTTCCTGGCGCTGCTGCCCTTCTACGGTCGGCTCGAGGAGAGCGGCCGGCTGTGGTGGCTCTGGGCGTGCATGGCCGGCTTCGGCCTCGGGCTCTTCGGCATCGAGATCTGCCGCAAGCGCCGCAGCCGGCGCGGCTGA
- the rpmG gene encoding 50S ribosomal protein L33 has translation MASKSSDVRPKITLACVDCKERNYITKKNRRNDPDRIELNKFCPRCRKHTAHKETR, from the coding sequence GTGGCCAGCAAGAGCAGCGACGTTCGCCCGAAGATCACGCTTGCCTGCGTGGACTGCAAGGAGCGCAACTACATCACCAAGAAGAACCGCCGCAACGACCCCGACCGCATCGAGCTGAACAAGTTCTGCCCGCGTTGCCGCAAGCACACCGCGCACAAGGAAACCCGCTGA
- a CDS encoding MFS transporter produces MNGELPRRTARGVRRAAGSAARGTARAGRATYAVAQRAATAEGAGQTGMSRLIALHASNAAGDAAVAISLAGTLFFQVPTGEARGQVALFLGLTMLPFAVLAPLIGPFLDRVGHGRRWAIGATMAVRAFLCWTLASAVATGSHWLFPAALGVLVASKAYGVTKAAAAPRLVPHGVPLVKANARVSLAGVIGAAASAPLAGLAALAGPAWCLRYAFAVFVVATILAIRLPSRVDSAAGEVRLELLPGHASPAADSPGGAAAEPGTAPRSLRIPPAVSFALRANCGPRWLSGFLTMFMAFLLREHPVDGWHSSTALLIGLVIGAAGFGNTLGIALASLVRRLKPALTVVIALLGATAMTLVAALFYGLLPLLALGLTAGLAQSLAKLSLDSTIQRDVPERVQASAFARSDTLLQLAWVVGGGIGIVMPLQPRLGLGVAVAVLVAWTVTVLVTNPNRPSRRA; encoded by the coding sequence ATGAACGGCGAGCTGCCCCGACGCACGGCCCGCGGCGTACGCCGGGCCGCCGGGTCCGCAGCCCGCGGCACGGCCCGCGCGGGTCGGGCCACCTACGCCGTGGCGCAGCGCGCGGCCACCGCCGAGGGCGCGGGCCAGACCGGGATGTCGCGCCTGATCGCCCTCCACGCCTCCAACGCCGCCGGCGACGCCGCCGTGGCGATCTCCCTGGCCGGCACCCTCTTCTTCCAGGTGCCGACCGGCGAGGCCCGCGGCCAGGTCGCCCTCTTCCTCGGCCTGACGATGCTGCCGTTCGCCGTGCTCGCCCCGCTGATCGGCCCGTTCCTCGACCGCGTCGGCCACGGCCGGCGCTGGGCGATCGGCGCCACCATGGCGGTGCGCGCCTTCCTCTGCTGGACCCTCGCCAGCGCCGTCGCGACCGGGTCCCACTGGCTCTTCCCGGCCGCTCTCGGCGTCCTCGTCGCCTCGAAGGCCTACGGGGTCACCAAGGCTGCTGCAGCGCCGCGACTGGTGCCCCACGGCGTACCCCTGGTGAAGGCCAACGCGCGGGTCTCGCTCGCCGGGGTGATCGGCGCTGCCGCGTCCGCCCCGCTCGCCGGCCTCGCCGCGCTGGCCGGCCCCGCGTGGTGCCTGCGCTACGCGTTCGCTGTCTTCGTGGTCGCCACGATCCTGGCGATCCGCTTGCCGTCCCGCGTCGACTCGGCCGCCGGCGAGGTGCGCCTCGAGCTCCTGCCGGGGCACGCGTCGCCTGCCGCCGACTCCCCCGGGGGAGCCGCCGCCGAGCCGGGCACTGCCCCGAGGAGCCTGCGCATCCCGCCGGCGGTCTCGTTCGCGCTCCGTGCCAACTGCGGCCCTCGGTGGCTCTCGGGCTTCCTCACCATGTTCATGGCCTTCCTGCTGCGCGAGCACCCCGTCGACGGGTGGCACTCGAGCACCGCCCTGCTGATCGGTCTGGTCATCGGCGCTGCCGGCTTCGGCAACACGCTCGGCATCGCGCTGGCCTCCCTGGTCCGCCGGCTCAAGCCAGCACTCACGGTCGTCATCGCCTTGCTCGGCGCCACCGCGATGACCCTCGTGGCTGCGCTCTTCTACGGCCTCCTCCCGCTCCTGGCACTGGGTCTCACGGCGGGCCTGGCCCAGTCGCTGGCGAAGCTCTCGCTCGACTCCACCATCCAGCGCGACGTCCCCGAGCGGGTGCAGGCGAGCGCGTTCGCCCGCTCCGACACGCTCCTGCAGCTGGCCTGGGTGGTCGGCGGCGGCATCGGCATCGTGATGCCGCTCCAGCCGCGCCTGGGCCTTGGCGTCGCGGTCGCCGTCCTGGTCGCGTGGACCGTGACCGTGCTCGTCACCAACCCCAACCGGCCCTCACGCCGCGCCTGA
- a CDS encoding UDP-N-acetylmuramate dehydrogenase, translating to MLLRDLTTLRLGGPAASYVEATTDAELVEAVTHADAAGTPVLLVAGGSNLVVADEGFPGLVVKVATTGVTSREVDGGVEVTAAAGEGWDDFVEHTVANGWVGVEALSGIPGAVGSTPIQNVGAYGQEVSETILAVRVWDRVLKGERTFAGEECSFGYRHSRFKADPDRHVVLDVTFRLAVGEESAPVKYAELARTLGVEPGERAPLAAVRETVLGLRAGKGMVLDAVDHDTWSAGSFFTNPFLTEEQAAALPADAPRFPQPDGTVKSSAAWLIDHAGFGKGYGADQRGGRVSLSTKHTLALTNRGGATTADLLDLAREVQAGVEARFGVRLVNEPVCVGCAL from the coding sequence GTGCTGCTCCGAGACCTCACCACCCTCCGCCTGGGCGGCCCTGCCGCGTCGTACGTCGAAGCCACGACGGATGCCGAGCTGGTCGAGGCGGTCACGCACGCTGACGCGGCCGGCACGCCCGTGCTGCTGGTGGCCGGCGGCAGCAACCTCGTCGTCGCCGACGAGGGGTTCCCCGGCCTGGTCGTGAAGGTCGCGACGACCGGCGTCACCTCGCGCGAGGTGGACGGCGGCGTCGAGGTCACCGCGGCCGCGGGTGAGGGGTGGGACGACTTCGTCGAGCACACCGTCGCCAACGGCTGGGTCGGCGTCGAGGCGCTGTCCGGCATCCCGGGCGCCGTGGGTTCGACCCCCATCCAGAACGTCGGCGCCTACGGCCAGGAGGTCTCCGAGACGATCCTTGCGGTCCGGGTGTGGGACCGCGTCCTCAAGGGGGAGCGGACCTTCGCCGGCGAGGAGTGCTCCTTCGGCTACCGCCACAGCCGGTTCAAGGCCGACCCGGACCGCCACGTCGTGCTGGACGTGACCTTCCGGCTCGCGGTGGGTGAGGAGAGCGCCCCGGTGAAGTACGCCGAGCTGGCACGCACGCTCGGCGTCGAGCCGGGGGAGCGCGCGCCGCTCGCGGCGGTGCGCGAGACTGTCCTCGGCCTCCGTGCCGGCAAGGGCATGGTGCTCGACGCGGTCGACCACGACACCTGGAGCGCCGGGTCGTTCTTCACCAACCCCTTCCTCACCGAGGAGCAGGCGGCGGCGCTGCCCGCCGACGCGCCGCGCTTCCCGCAGCCGGACGGCACGGTGAAGTCGAGTGCCGCCTGGCTCATCGACCACGCCGGCTTCGGCAAGGGCTACGGAGCCGACCAGCGCGGCGGCCGGGTGAGCCTGTCCACGAAGCACACGCTCGCCCTCACCAACCGCGGGGGCGCGACGACCGCCGACCTGCTGGACCTCGCCCGCGAGGTGCAGGCCGGCGTCGAGGCCAGGTTCGGCGTACGCCTGGTCAACGAGCCGGTCTGCGTCGGCTGCGCCCTCTAG
- a CDS encoding DUF4190 domain-containing protein has protein sequence MSTPPYPGSPDSPEPTAPLPPTHHPYGAVPPQQPGVPPLPPQAPYYGQQQWLPAPPNDGGAIAAFVLGIIGIVGMCGYGFSLLLSPVALVLGRTSMKRIDSSQGQVAGRGFAQAGFIMGIIGTVLLVLGVIAAAVFFAALFSTDCFGDGC, from the coding sequence ATGAGCACGCCCCCGTACCCCGGCTCGCCGGACAGCCCCGAGCCGACCGCGCCCCTGCCGCCGACGCACCACCCCTACGGTGCCGTTCCCCCGCAGCAGCCGGGCGTGCCGCCCCTGCCGCCCCAGGCCCCGTACTACGGGCAGCAGCAGTGGCTCCCGGCCCCGCCCAACGACGGCGGCGCTATCGCGGCGTTCGTGCTCGGCATCATCGGCATCGTGGGCATGTGCGGCTACGGCTTCAGCCTGCTGCTGTCACCGGTCGCGCTCGTCCTCGGCCGCACGTCGATGAAGCGGATCGACAGCTCCCAGGGACAGGTCGCTGGCCGAGGGTTCGCGCAGGCCGGCTTCATCATGGGCATCATCGGCACGGTGCTGCTGGTCCTCGGCGTCATCGCTGCTGCGGTCTTCTTCGCCGCCCTGTTCTCGACCGACTGCTTCGGCGACGGGTGCTGA